One region of Nitrospiraceae bacterium genomic DNA includes:
- a CDS encoding cytochrome c biogenesis protein CcdA yields MTQSLPQISVIAAFSAGLLSFISPCVLPLVPSYISYITGLSVEQLTDATERSKFKKAIIANALLFIAGFSAVFIMFGASASFLGQLLITYQDHVRRIGGVLIVVFGLYLLGILNLNFLKMEHRYQFRNRPTGYLGSFLIGVAFAAGWTPCVGPVLGTILLYASTTDSLTSGVTLLTAYSVGLGLPLFVTALGVDRFLVYFKQARAYLWGVSTVSGVLLVIVGVMIYANTLTMITGFLERYGIGWYLGQ; encoded by the coding sequence ATGACGCAGTCCCTTCCACAGATCTCCGTGATCGCTGCATTCTCCGCGGGCTTGCTTTCATTCATCTCGCCCTGCGTGCTGCCGCTGGTCCCCTCGTACATCTCATACATTACCGGCTTGTCCGTGGAACAACTGACGGATGCCACAGAGCGATCCAAATTCAAGAAAGCCATCATCGCCAACGCCCTCTTATTCATCGCCGGATTCTCCGCCGTCTTTATTATGTTCGGTGCCTCTGCGAGTTTCCTCGGGCAGCTGTTGATTACCTACCAAGACCACGTCAGACGGATCGGAGGGGTGTTGATCGTCGTCTTCGGTCTGTATCTATTGGGCATCCTGAATCTGAATTTTTTGAAAATGGAGCATCGGTATCAATTCAGAAATCGTCCGACCGGTTACCTTGGATCATTTCTCATCGGCGTTGCGTTTGCTGCGGGCTGGACGCCTTGCGTCGGTCCCGTCCTCGGAACCATTTTGCTCTATGCTAGCACGACCGATTCGCTGACGAGCGGCGTCACGCTGCTGACGGCGTACTCGGTCGGCTTGGGTTTACCACTCTTCGTGACGGCGTTAGGAGTGGATCGTTTCCTGGTCTATTTCAAACAAGCACGGGCCTACCTGTGGGGCGTCTCGACAGTGAGCGGGGTCTTGTTGGTTATCGTGGGCGTGATGATCTATGCCAACACGTTGACGATGATTACCGGTTTTCTAGAGCGGTATGGCATCGGTTGGTATCTCGGGCAGTAA
- a CDS encoding inorganic phosphate transporter, which translates to MPDLGGMLLLVVLLALMFDFSNGWHDSANAIATVVSTRVVSPFVAVMAAGALNVAGAFMSTAVAKMLGSGIIDPTSVTQQMVAAALAGAILWNLLTLMLGLPTSSSHALIGGLVGAAVTHGGWETVKLSGLRSVLEAMVLSPFCGFAMGLLLMVLISWTCFRIARSVATRFFKRLQLLSACFMAFSHGANDAQKAMGIITLALLSAGQIQTAEVPGWVIGACAIAMGLGTAVGGWQIVRTLGMRIVKLEPVHGFAAETGAAAVLMVTAHIGLPVSTTHTITSSVMGVGAVKRLSAVRWGVTKRILYAWLFTLPGAALLSCVIYLLGTRLS; encoded by the coding sequence ATGCCTGATTTGGGCGGGATGCTCCTCCTCGTCGTCCTGCTGGCGCTCATGTTCGATTTTTCGAACGGTTGGCATGACAGTGCGAACGCAATCGCGACCGTGGTCTCCACACGAGTGGTCAGCCCGTTTGTGGCCGTGATGGCAGCGGGGGCTCTCAACGTCGCTGGCGCATTCATGTCGACGGCGGTTGCGAAGATGCTCGGATCGGGAATCATTGATCCGACGTCCGTTACACAGCAGATGGTTGCAGCAGCGTTAGCGGGGGCGATTCTCTGGAATCTGCTCACGCTCATGCTTGGTCTTCCGACCAGCTCCTCCCACGCTTTGATCGGTGGGCTCGTCGGCGCGGCGGTGACTCACGGAGGATGGGAGACCGTGAAATTGTCCGGCCTCCGGTCCGTGTTGGAAGCAATGGTCTTGTCGCCGTTTTGCGGGTTTGCGATGGGACTTCTATTAATGGTGCTGATCAGCTGGACTTGTTTCCGGATCGCGCGGAGCGTGGCGACGCGGTTCTTCAAACGGCTACAACTCTTGTCGGCCTGCTTCATGGCATTCAGCCACGGGGCGAACGATGCTCAAAAGGCAATGGGTATCATTACACTGGCTCTCCTTTCGGCGGGCCAGATTCAAACGGCGGAGGTGCCGGGTTGGGTCATCGGAGCCTGTGCTATCGCGATGGGTCTGGGGACGGCGGTGGGAGGCTGGCAGATCGTTAGGACCTTGGGGATGCGCATCGTCAAGCTCGAACCGGTTCATGGGTTCGCCGCTGAAACCGGCGCTGCAGCAGTGCTGATGGTCACGGCGCACATCGGTTTGCCAGTCAGCACGACGCACACGATCACCTCTTCGGTCATGGGTGTTGGCGCGGTTAAGCGACTGTCTGCGGTGCGCTGGGGGGTGACGAAGCGGATTCTCTATGCCTGGTTGTTTACATTGCCCGGTGCGGCGCTGTTGTCGTGCGTGATTTATCTGCTCGGAACCAGATTGAGCTGA
- a CDS encoding TlpA disulfide reductase family protein — MTRLGLIGGALTLVAILPGEYGTSFFVDRGVASKVASRGLVKPGDTAPNFQLRDLDGKAVSLSDFLGKVVLVNFWATWCGPCRVEMPAMEQLYRTFPRKDFEILAVSTDPQGAAVTRPFQREIGLTFPILHDADYRVGLTYGARTLPMSFMVDRNGVVRQQIFGARDWSAPEAHQLIQVLMKS; from the coding sequence ATGACCCGACTGGGGTTGATCGGGGGTGCTCTGACCCTCGTGGCGATTCTGCCTGGAGAATATGGGACGTCGTTCTTCGTCGACAGGGGCGTGGCTTCTAAGGTTGCGTCTCGTGGCCTCGTCAAGCCAGGCGACACCGCGCCGAATTTTCAGTTGCGGGACCTCGATGGAAAAGCCGTCTCGTTGTCGGATTTTCTAGGGAAAGTCGTTCTCGTGAATTTTTGGGCGACATGGTGCGGACCCTGCCGTGTCGAAATGCCGGCCATGGAGCAGCTCTACCGCACTTTTCCCCGAAAGGACTTTGAAATTCTTGCCGTATCCACAGATCCGCAAGGAGCTGCCGTGACCCGTCCGTTTCAGCGGGAAATCGGTCTGACGTTTCCGATTCTGCATGATGCCGACTATCGGGTGGGGTTGACCTATGGTGCGCGCACCTTGCCGATGTCGTTCATGGTGGACCGCAACGGAGTTGTCCGACAACAGATTTTTGGAGCACGTGACTGGAGTGCCCCGGAAGCCCACCAGTTGATTCAAGTGCTGATGAAGTCGTAA
- a CDS encoding TlpA disulfide reductase family protein, with translation MLAGVLILSAVFGIVWMQSAKYEPLVVGKQAPDFALSDLNDKPYRLSDFRGKVVFLNFWATWCKPCREEMPSMEVLYKNFEKDGLVVLAVSIDRVTTTKDIPPFVKGMNLTFPVLIDSWGQTDKPYKRMGVPETFIIDQEGVIREIVIGPRDWTRLDSLPVITKLLNVTPKTVDAGRQTM, from the coding sequence TTGTTGGCAGGGGTGCTCATTCTCAGCGCTGTGTTTGGCATTGTGTGGATGCAGAGTGCCAAGTACGAACCATTGGTCGTAGGCAAGCAGGCGCCGGACTTCGCCTTATCGGATCTCAATGACAAGCCCTACCGACTCTCTGACTTTCGTGGCAAGGTGGTATTCCTCAATTTCTGGGCCACTTGGTGTAAGCCCTGCCGCGAGGAAATGCCGTCAATGGAAGTGCTCTATAAGAACTTTGAGAAAGACGGATTGGTAGTCTTGGCGGTGAGTATTGACCGTGTCACGACGACGAAGGATATCCCGCCCTTCGTCAAAGGCATGAACCTGACGTTTCCGGTGTTGATCGATTCGTGGGGGCAAACTGATAAGCCCTATAAGCGGATGGGTGTGCCTGAGACATTCATCATCGACCAAGAGGGCGTCATCCGAGAGATTGTGATAGGACCACGGGATTGGACACGGTTGGATAGCCTCCCGGTGATTACGAAGTTGCTCAACGTGACACCCAAGACGGTCGATGCAGGCCGTCAAACGATGTAA
- a CDS encoding DUF47 family protein, translating into MMFGLIPKEEAFFEMFKKAAHNMIEGSRLLKEMMEHFQDPVQQAKRIKDVEHVGDGITHDIALRLNQTFITPIDREDIHDLASALDDILDVTEAIADRFVLYKVAKPTDMAIKLANILYQASVAVGRGVDRLGMGHPQVNECSVQVNSLENEADRVSRDAISALFEKENDPMAVIKLKEIYEGFEEGTDRCEDVANILERIALKHH; encoded by the coding sequence ATGATGTTTGGGCTGATTCCCAAGGAAGAAGCGTTCTTCGAGATGTTTAAGAAGGCCGCGCATAACATGATCGAGGGGAGTCGTCTCCTGAAAGAGATGATGGAACACTTCCAGGATCCGGTCCAACAAGCCAAGCGAATCAAGGACGTGGAACATGTGGGGGACGGCATCACCCACGACATCGCCCTACGGCTAAACCAGACCTTTATCACGCCGATCGATCGCGAGGATATCCATGACCTTGCCAGCGCATTGGACGATATTCTCGATGTGACCGAGGCGATCGCTGACCGCTTCGTGCTCTACAAGGTAGCAAAACCGACCGATATGGCGATCAAGCTGGCAAACATTTTGTATCAAGCCTCTGTCGCGGTCGGTCGGGGAGTGGATCGTTTGGGGATGGGCCATCCCCAAGTGAATGAATGTAGTGTTCAGGTGAATAGCTTGGAGAACGAAGCGGATCGTGTTTCTCGCGACGCAATCTCGGCGTTGTTCGAAAAGGAAAACGATCCGATGGCGGTGATCAAACTAAAAGAGATCTACGAGGGCTTTGAAGAAGGAACCGATCGGTGTGAGGACGTGGCCAATATTCTTGAGCGTATCGCCTTAAAACACCACTAA
- the ccsB gene encoding c-type cytochrome biogenesis protein CcsB produces the protein MMRSLFLFDMTFWLYLAALTLYIAYLFARRPAMTFAPAGHPTENFDERDGAWATQLGQVATLITVFGWIVNTAALFTRAFERLQHSGTFAPWSNQFEAMAYVSWAIILGYVLLELRYKIKAIGAFVVGIGFIAMGAASLLPYRYQTAEPLVPALNSYWIYIHVSVTLTSYAAFAMAGGLGLMYLFKERAEQRGSRSRFFASFPDLETIDELGYKAIMIGFPLLAFGIILGAMWANYAWGGYWSWDPKETWSLIVWLIYGAYIHARMTRGWEGRRAAIYAVFGFLMVIFCFWGVNFLLSGLHAYA, from the coding sequence ATGATGCGGTCTCTCTTCTTATTCGACATGACCTTCTGGCTTTATCTCGCCGCTCTGACTCTCTATATCGCCTATCTCTTCGCGCGACGTCCCGCAATGACGTTTGCCCCGGCCGGTCATCCGACTGAGAATTTCGATGAGCGCGATGGGGCTTGGGCGACGCAACTGGGACAGGTCGCGACGCTGATTACGGTGTTTGGGTGGATCGTGAATACGGCGGCTTTGTTCACCCGCGCTTTTGAACGTCTCCAACACTCAGGGACCTTCGCGCCCTGGTCGAATCAATTCGAAGCCATGGCCTATGTCTCCTGGGCAATTATTCTCGGGTATGTGCTGCTTGAGTTGCGATACAAGATCAAGGCCATCGGAGCGTTCGTGGTGGGTATCGGGTTCATCGCGATGGGAGCCGCGTCTCTCCTCCCCTATCGGTACCAGACGGCCGAACCGCTTGTGCCGGCCCTGAACAGCTACTGGATTTATATTCACGTGTCCGTAACCCTGACCAGTTATGCGGCTTTTGCCATGGCCGGTGGTCTGGGCCTGATGTATCTGTTCAAAGAGCGGGCGGAACAGCGGGGGAGCCGGTCACGGTTCTTTGCTTCGTTCCCGGACCTCGAGACGATCGATGAATTGGGGTACAAAGCCATCATGATCGGCTTTCCGCTTCTCGCCTTCGGCATTATCCTCGGCGCGATGTGGGCGAACTATGCCTGGGGTGGCTATTGGAGTTGGGATCCGAAGGAGACCTGGTCGTTGATTGTGTGGTTGATTTACGGGGCCTACATCCATGCACGCATGACGCGTGGGTGGGAAGGCCGCCGAGCGGCGATCTACGCGGTCTTCGGGTTCTTGATGGTCATCTTCTGTTTCTGGGGTGTGAACTTTTTGTTGTCGGGCCTCCACGCCTACGCCTAG
- a CDS encoding cytochrome c biogenesis protein ResB, which produces MNGQPDALPQKDTPRSSSPGLGWDEFSRELVEFFASIKLAMFLFLFLAATATIGTVIQQGERPETYIQEYGENAYRWFLRLGLIDVYHTWWFTSILGLLCVNSLTCFYKRFPAVWRSMRQDKVSVSLAFIKGMKQQAEVSVDASKETVAEKLVQHLIEKGYRVLAKNEPGEVTVYATKGVLGRVGAHMAHLSATVIVLGGLIGSYYGFQEFGVCLEGQTYHIPRGNFDLKIDKFWIDYHENGSVKSYNSTLTVLEGGQSVLTKTITVNDPLVYKNIWFYQSSYGDAWDQIEVARINIKDKQTDKVIKTVDLEWQKEQALADLKLKLSITDFVADFAFNSTEKKVFSKTVEHANPAIRLAVNERETVQATPWIFYQFPDLFEVKDSKYQFELVGYKPKKYTGLQIAKNPGINIVWTGSTMIVVGITLSSFIYHRRLWAKIVPDGRGVAVYLGGTSHKSQIDFQKEFRKLTDRIRTFSA; this is translated from the coding sequence ATGAACGGCCAGCCGGACGCGCTTCCTCAGAAGGATACCCCTCGGTCTTCCAGCCCCGGCTTGGGATGGGATGAGTTCTCGCGGGAACTGGTCGAGTTCTTCGCCTCGATCAAGCTGGCGATGTTTCTCTTCCTCTTTTTGGCGGCCACGGCGACGATTGGCACGGTTATCCAGCAGGGCGAACGACCGGAAACCTACATTCAGGAATATGGAGAGAACGCCTATCGCTGGTTTCTTCGATTGGGACTGATCGACGTCTATCACACCTGGTGGTTTACCAGCATCCTCGGGCTCCTCTGTGTTAATTCCTTGACCTGTTTCTATAAGCGCTTTCCCGCCGTCTGGCGATCCATGCGGCAGGACAAAGTCAGTGTCTCGCTCGCCTTCATTAAGGGGATGAAGCAACAGGCAGAGGTGTCAGTCGATGCGAGCAAAGAAACGGTGGCGGAGAAGCTCGTGCAGCATTTGATCGAGAAGGGCTATCGCGTGCTCGCGAAAAACGAACCAGGCGAGGTGACGGTCTATGCGACAAAGGGCGTCCTTGGTCGCGTGGGAGCCCACATGGCTCACCTAAGTGCGACGGTCATTGTGCTCGGCGGGTTGATCGGCAGCTATTACGGGTTTCAGGAGTTCGGCGTCTGCCTGGAAGGGCAGACCTATCACATCCCGCGCGGCAATTTTGATTTGAAGATCGATAAGTTTTGGATCGATTATCATGAGAACGGTTCGGTGAAATCGTATAACAGCACACTGACGGTTCTTGAGGGAGGGCAATCGGTCCTTACGAAGACAATTACCGTCAACGACCCCCTGGTTTATAAAAATATCTGGTTTTACCAGTCGAGCTATGGCGACGCATGGGACCAGATCGAAGTCGCGCGGATCAATATCAAGGACAAACAGACTGACAAGGTGATCAAAACGGTTGATTTGGAGTGGCAGAAGGAGCAGGCGCTCGCCGATCTCAAGTTGAAGCTGTCGATCACGGACTTCGTGGCGGACTTTGCCTTCAATTCAACGGAAAAGAAGGTCTTCTCAAAGACGGTGGAACATGCGAACCCCGCCATCAGACTCGCGGTCAACGAACGTGAGACTGTTCAGGCCACGCCGTGGATTTTTTATCAATTCCCTGATCTCTTTGAGGTCAAAGATTCAAAATATCAGTTCGAACTGGTGGGGTATAAGCCAAAGAAGTATACCGGCCTCCAGATCGCGAAGAATCCTGGGATCAATATTGTGTGGACCGGGTCGACCATGATCGTCGTCGGGATCACCCTGTCTTCCTTTATCTATCATCGGCGCCTTTGGGCAAAGATCGTACCGGATGGCAGGGGTGTCGCGGTCTATCTCGGTGGGACCTCTCATAAGAGCCAGATCGATTTTCAGAAAGAATTCCGGAAGTTGACCGACAGGATTCGGACGTTTTCGGCTTGA
- the metK gene encoding methionine adenosyltransferase — MRHNYLFTSESVTEGHPDKIADQISDGILDAIIAQDKYSRVACETILTTGIAFVAGEISTKAYVEIPDIIRDVIKDVGYTDASWGFDYHTCSVLTAIHQQSSDIAMGVDSGGAGDQGLMFGYATNETDELMPMPIVLAHRLTRRLAEVRKKKILDWVRPDGKSQVTVEYKNGKPLRIDTIVVSTQHSPDVTTKQIEREIMEKVIKPVMPKGLYDPTGVKHHINPTGRFVVGGPMGDTGLTGRKIIVDTYGGHGSHGGGAFSGKDPTKVDRSASYMARYIAKNIVAAGLADKCEVQLAYAIGVADPVSVLVDTKNTEKVSVENLDKLVRKYFPMTPRGIIDHLKLRRPIFKKTAAYGHFGRNEPEFTWEKIDKAKILRKDAGL, encoded by the coding sequence ATGAGACACAACTACCTGTTTACATCAGAATCTGTGACGGAAGGGCATCCCGATAAGATCGCGGACCAGATCTCCGATGGGATTCTCGATGCGATCATCGCGCAAGACAAGTACTCGCGCGTAGCCTGCGAAACCATCCTAACAACCGGCATCGCATTTGTGGCCGGCGAAATCTCCACGAAAGCCTATGTGGAAATCCCCGACATTATCCGGGATGTGATCAAGGACGTCGGCTACACCGACGCGTCGTGGGGGTTTGATTACCACACCTGCTCTGTCCTTACTGCCATCCATCAGCAATCAAGCGACATCGCCATGGGAGTGGATTCCGGCGGGGCCGGCGATCAAGGGCTCATGTTCGGTTACGCGACGAATGAAACCGATGAGTTGATGCCGATGCCGATCGTTCTGGCACACCGGTTGACCCGGCGTCTCGCCGAAGTGCGGAAGAAGAAGATCCTCGACTGGGTCCGCCCGGACGGAAAATCACAGGTCACCGTCGAGTATAAGAACGGCAAACCACTCCGCATCGACACCATCGTCGTCTCCACTCAACACAGTCCCGATGTCACCACTAAGCAGATCGAACGCGAAATCATGGAAAAGGTCATCAAGCCAGTCATGCCCAAGGGTCTCTATGACCCAACCGGTGTCAAGCACCATATCAACCCCACCGGTCGTTTCGTGGTGGGTGGACCAATGGGCGATACAGGGCTGACCGGCCGTAAGATCATCGTCGATACCTACGGCGGTCACGGCAGCCATGGTGGCGGGGCCTTCTCCGGTAAGGACCCCACAAAGGTGGACCGCTCGGCGTCATACATGGCCCGCTATATCGCAAAGAACATTGTGGCGGCCGGCCTCGCCGACAAATGCGAAGTGCAGCTGGCCTATGCGATCGGCGTGGCTGATCCGGTCTCCGTACTCGTTGATACGAAAAACACCGAGAAGGTCTCCGTCGAAAATCTCGACAAGCTGGTGCGAAAATATTTCCCGATGACCCCTCGCGGAATCATCGATCACCTTAAGCTCCGCCGGCCGATCTTCAAGAAGACCGCCGCCTACGGGCACTTCGGCCGGAACGAACCGGAGTTCACCTGGGAAAAAATCGACAAGGCCAAGATCCTGCGCAAGGACGCAGGGCTCTAA
- a CDS encoding beta-ketoacyl-ACP synthase III, with protein sequence MVRTRIIGTGSYIPEREISNREVGEPLGVDAAAVQRLTGIKERRWASPAQASSDLAAEAGRQALATAGLAAADVDGIVVSTTSADTAFPSTACLVQRFLACRNVPAFDISASCSGFLYGLSMADAMIRSGQLKTCLVVAAEVKSRTLDRTDVDTALLFGDGAGAVVVRAEPGSSHPSRGLLGLRLHADGSGHDYIRIPAGGSRTPTTQETVNAMGHTLRMKGSPLFRQAVRRLEEAVRDVVKEFGIDLQEVTQLILHQANARILEQVARRLKIPAGRICSVIEHYGNTSSASLPIALDHAVRAGSIRPNDLIVLGTFGGGLTWATGILRW encoded by the coding sequence ATGGTACGAACCAGAATAATCGGGACTGGCTCATATATCCCTGAACGGGAGATATCCAATCGCGAGGTCGGTGAACCGCTAGGGGTTGATGCAGCTGCCGTGCAGCGGCTCACGGGGATCAAGGAGCGGCGCTGGGCATCTCCGGCGCAAGCCTCCTCAGATCTGGCTGCGGAGGCAGGTCGACAAGCCTTGGCGACCGCGGGTCTTGCCGCTGCTGATGTGGATGGAATAGTGGTTTCGACGACTTCGGCTGATACGGCATTCCCGTCAACGGCCTGCCTCGTTCAGCGGTTCCTGGCGTGTCGGAATGTGCCGGCCTTCGATATCTCTGCTTCCTGTTCGGGTTTTCTCTATGGACTCTCGATGGCGGACGCCATGATTCGAAGTGGACAGCTCAAAACATGTCTCGTGGTAGCAGCCGAGGTGAAATCTCGGACGTTGGATCGGACGGATGTCGACACGGCGCTCTTGTTTGGGGATGGGGCTGGAGCTGTCGTGGTCCGCGCAGAGCCGGGCAGCAGCCATCCGAGCAGAGGTCTCTTGGGCCTACGTCTCCATGCCGACGGATCAGGTCATGACTACATTCGTATTCCTGCTGGAGGGTCTCGAACCCCGACGACGCAAGAGACGGTGAACGCAATGGGTCACACATTGCGGATGAAAGGATCTCCGCTGTTTCGACAGGCAGTCCGGCGGCTGGAGGAAGCTGTGCGGGATGTGGTGAAGGAGTTCGGGATTGACCTTCAAGAGGTGACGCAGCTGATCCTTCATCAGGCTAATGCGCGTATCCTCGAGCAGGTTGCGAGACGCCTGAAGATTCCGGCAGGGCGAATCTGTTCTGTGATCGAGCACTACGGTAATACGTCTTCGGCATCTCTCCCCATTGCCCTTGATCATGCAGTCCGAGCCGGCTCGATCAGACCAAACGATCTTATCGTGCTGGGCACTTTTGGCGGGGGACTCACCTGGGCGACGGGAATCCTCCGGTGGTGA
- the bamD gene encoding outer membrane protein assembly factor BamD, giving the protein MTVLLQLKPRKRAAIDLRAIGCLVVCCLLTACSTTPKNQDSSKKALTGTDEQIFVGDTIEKNYDPNVIMKRGEAFFDKEEYGEAIVEYNHFLELHRTHMLAPYAAFRIGESQMKRAKGIHRDPEPIQKAIEAFERLRKEYPGNRYETQAVEKIQECHDLLAQTHLVVGQFYYRRASYLAAAHRFEQIIKLYPDKSVAPEALYFLALSYHDLGAEDWASENLILLAEKYPNNKHEGEARRLLAKIGNVNSPTLLAKKSDSGPSGPPSIATEPDSHISSPSGFAPPTAHGSLGIPSANVLIPSFVTCRLGAWC; this is encoded by the coding sequence ATGACAGTTTTACTTCAGCTAAAACCGCGAAAACGAGCTGCAATTGACCTCCGAGCGATCGGCTGTCTGGTGGTCTGCTGCTTACTGACTGCCTGTTCCACTACGCCCAAAAACCAAGATTCTTCAAAGAAAGCCCTTACTGGGACCGATGAGCAGATCTTTGTGGGAGACACGATTGAAAAGAACTACGACCCCAACGTGATCATGAAACGGGGCGAAGCCTTCTTCGATAAGGAAGAATATGGGGAAGCAATCGTCGAGTATAACCATTTTCTGGAGCTCCACCGTACCCATATGCTCGCCCCATATGCGGCTTTCCGAATCGGAGAAAGCCAGATGAAGCGAGCCAAGGGAATCCATCGAGACCCCGAACCGATTCAAAAGGCAATCGAGGCATTTGAGCGACTGCGAAAGGAATACCCGGGGAACCGCTATGAAACTCAAGCCGTCGAGAAAATTCAGGAATGCCACGACCTTTTAGCACAGACCCATCTCGTTGTCGGGCAATTTTATTATCGACGTGCCTCATACCTGGCTGCAGCTCACCGATTTGAGCAAATTATAAAACTCTACCCGGATAAGTCGGTTGCGCCGGAGGCCCTCTATTTTCTAGCCTTGAGCTATCACGATCTGGGAGCCGAGGACTGGGCCAGCGAAAACCTGATACTGTTGGCCGAAAAATATCCCAACAACAAGCATGAAGGTGAAGCCCGACGGTTGTTGGCCAAGATCGGAAACGTGAATTCTCCCACGCTGCTCGCTAAGAAATCCGATTCCGGCCCATCTGGGCCTCCCTCTATCGCGACCGAGCCAGATTCCCATATCAGCTCCCCGTCCGGCTTCGCTCCTCCGACCGCACACGGTTCACTAGGAATCCCTTCCGCCAACGTCCTTATACCGTCGTTCGTGACGTGCCGCCTCGGCGCCTGGTGCTAG